A window from uncultured Desulfobacter sp. encodes these proteins:
- the rfbA gene encoding glucose-1-phosphate thymidylyltransferase RfbA → MRKGIILAGGSGTRLYPLTYSVSKQLMPVYDKPMIYYPLSTLMLSGITQILVITTPSDLAGFQHLLRDGSQWGITLEYAVQPSPDGLAQAFIIGEQFVGQDPVTLILGDNIFYADGLSRRLQAIGKQDQGATVFGYYVKDPERYGVVGFDSNHVVNSLEEKPENPKSNYAVTGLYFYDNEVIDIAKTIKPSQRGELEITDVNNVYLSRGQLNVELFARGTAWLDTGTHESLLNAGTFIKVVEDRQGLKIACLEEIAFRMGWIDKEKLMQIAQPLLKNGYGQYLMGLCTQDADNEIY, encoded by the coding sequence TTGCGTAAAGGAATTATTCTGGCTGGCGGATCTGGAACTCGGCTGTATCCGTTGACCTATTCAGTTAGTAAACAATTGATGCCGGTGTATGACAAGCCCATGATTTATTATCCTTTGTCTACGCTGATGCTGTCTGGAATAACACAGATTCTTGTTATTACAACCCCATCAGACCTTGCTGGCTTTCAGCATCTTTTGAGGGATGGAAGTCAGTGGGGGATAACCCTTGAGTATGCGGTTCAGCCAAGTCCCGACGGTCTGGCCCAGGCGTTTATTATTGGCGAGCAATTTGTTGGGCAGGACCCGGTTACACTTATTCTTGGTGACAATATTTTTTATGCAGACGGTTTATCCCGACGTCTTCAAGCCATTGGTAAACAGGATCAAGGCGCGACGGTATTCGGTTATTATGTTAAAGATCCTGAACGTTACGGCGTGGTGGGGTTTGATAGTAATCACGTTGTGAACAGTCTGGAAGAAAAGCCGGAAAATCCCAAATCCAATTATGCCGTCACAGGTCTATATTTTTATGACAATGAGGTTATTGACATTGCCAAAACCATTAAACCCTCCCAAAGGGGGGAGTTGGAGATTACCGACGTCAATAATGTTTATCTGTCCCGGGGGCAGTTAAATGTGGAACTGTTTGCCAGGGGTACGGCCTGGCTGGATACAGGCACCCATGAATCCTTGCTTAATGCCGGCACATTTATTAAGGTTGTGGAAGATCGGCAGGGCTTGAAAATCGCCTGCCTGGAAGAGATAGCCTTTAGAATGGGATGGATTGACAAAGAAAAGCTCATGCAGATTGCTCAGCCTCTTTTAAAAAACGGGTATGGTCAATATTTGATGGGTCTTTGCACACAGGACGCTGACAATGAAATATACTGA
- a CDS encoding methyltransferase domain-containing protein, with amino-acid sequence MPPLLKIIESVSNRNGHVNIIDIGGTEKYWNIVPRRFLDQFGVKITIVNLPGSSLPDNHGPFTFVHGDGRDLSMFDTNSFDVAHSNSVVEHVGDWNKMIAFSNELRRVAKKYFIQTPNYWFPIEPHCMTPFFHWYPSQVAYG; translated from the coding sequence TTGCCCCCACTCTTAAAAATAATTGAATCAGTTTCAAATAGAAATGGGCATGTTAATATAATTGATATAGGAGGGACAGAAAAATATTGGAATATTGTCCCTCGGAGATTTCTCGATCAGTTCGGAGTTAAAATTACGATAGTCAATCTTCCAGGAAGTAGCCTTCCAGATAACCATGGTCCGTTTACATTTGTTCATGGAGATGGGCGCGATTTATCTATGTTCGATACCAACTCATTTGATGTTGCACACTCTAATTCAGTAGTTGAGCATGTCGGCGATTGGAATAAAATGATTGCTTTTTCAAATGAATTAAGGCGGGTCGCAAAAAAGTATTTTATCCAAACACCAAATTATTGGTTCCCTATCGAACCTCATTGCATGACCCCATTTTTTCATTGGTACCCAAGCCAAGTCGCATATGGTTAG
- a CDS encoding O-antigen ligase family protein, protein MIINSIVLFVCVFFLFYNYKATVVAIAPIIPYLDNFVMPFSYPGGGKVFALVSLFALLLLPFKVPPKKIIANKYPFKLMTVFVVVSYMLSNIPMFHPAGTVNLLLTVYIYPVLLWICINSPDRLKLFVNVLIFSLSLFVIYGFYEVITSSNPVMNYFVSHGIVMQQYSEGMRFGLKRLQSFAPYIGAAGTIAGMGFVTLLLLKRDFNKLFKLKNRIYLLLVGLFLCVFFTGTRSVILGFAVGLFAFVDFRYIAKKKVLMVMLVSTLMSLFFYQYTSGYIEQIIDSFTDTESVRGSSQEMRRLQWIITKHYWKISPVIGNGFGFMFYVVSGKVRGIYGAESVWFPLFTDFGLLGCTAFILTIIMPIIKLIKMKLKPIVFLILLFLVNKTFSSIPGISIGFHLIFVVFFVRLKEMVLGLNR, encoded by the coding sequence ATGATAATAAATTCCATAGTTCTATTCGTTTGTGTATTTTTTTTGTTCTATAATTACAAAGCGACAGTTGTGGCGATAGCCCCTATAATTCCGTATCTTGATAATTTTGTTATGCCTTTTTCTTATCCTGGTGGAGGGAAAGTCTTTGCTCTGGTTTCATTATTTGCTTTATTGCTTCTACCTTTCAAGGTCCCCCCAAAAAAAATAATTGCTAACAAGTATCCCTTCAAATTGATGACTGTATTTGTTGTTGTCTCGTATATGTTGTCCAATATACCTATGTTCCATCCAGCCGGTACAGTTAACCTTTTGTTGACAGTCTATATTTATCCTGTTCTTTTGTGGATTTGTATAAATTCTCCTGATAGATTAAAGCTGTTTGTCAATGTGTTGATTTTTTCTCTTTCCTTATTTGTTATCTACGGCTTTTATGAGGTAATAACATCGTCAAATCCGGTAATGAATTATTTTGTGTCACATGGAATTGTTATGCAACAATACAGTGAAGGCATGCGGTTTGGTTTGAAAAGGCTTCAATCTTTCGCTCCATACATAGGCGCGGCTGGAACAATTGCGGGGATGGGGTTTGTAACCCTATTACTTTTAAAGAGGGATTTCAATAAGCTGTTCAAGTTAAAGAATAGAATATACCTCCTATTAGTTGGCTTGTTTCTTTGTGTTTTTTTTACTGGCACGAGATCTGTTATTTTGGGTTTTGCAGTAGGGCTGTTCGCGTTTGTTGATTTCCGATATATAGCTAAAAAGAAAGTACTTATGGTGATGCTCGTGTCTACGTTGATGTCTCTTTTTTTTTATCAATATACCTCAGGTTATATCGAACAGATAATAGATTCATTTACGGATACTGAAAGTGTAAGGGGGAGTAGCCAAGAGATGCGGAGGTTGCAATGGATTATCACAAAACATTATTGGAAAATATCCCCCGTTATTGGTAATGGGTTTGGGTTTATGTTTTATGTGGTTAGTGGGAAGGTGCGTGGTATATATGGTGCTGAAAGTGTTTGGTTTCCATTATTTACAGACTTTGGTCTTTTGGGATGTACTGCATTTATATTAACTATCATCATGCCAATTATAAAATTAATTAAGATGAAATTAAAACCGATTGTTTTTTTAATTCTCTTATTTTTAGTAAATAAAACTTTTTCATCAATACCTGGTATCTCAATAGGATTTCATCTTATATTTGTAGTGTTTTTTGTCAGGTTGAAAGAAATGGTTCTGGGCCTGAACCGTTGA
- the rfbC gene encoding dTDP-4-dehydrorhamnose 3,5-epimerase, with protein sequence MKYTELSIPDVVLMEPKVFGDHRGFFMETFRADEFNENVQSVQFVQDNHSMSQKGILRGLHYQIKQPQGKLVRVIEGEVFDVAVDIRKSSPYFGQWVGEILTAENKRMLWVPPGFAHGFYVLSNTAQFTYKCTDYYAPEYERSILWSDQTIGIQWPGIEKEPPVLSQKDEDGVRFQDAEVFA encoded by the coding sequence ATGAAATATACTGAACTTTCGATACCCGATGTTGTATTAATGGAACCTAAAGTGTTCGGTGATCATCGCGGTTTTTTCATGGAAACATTTCGGGCGGATGAATTTAACGAGAACGTGCAGTCTGTGCAGTTTGTCCAGGATAACCACAGTATGTCCCAAAAAGGTATTTTAAGAGGGCTGCATTACCAGATAAAGCAGCCCCAGGGCAAACTGGTGCGTGTAATTGAAGGAGAGGTCTTTGATGTGGCCGTGGATATTCGAAAATCTTCTCCCTATTTCGGTCAGTGGGTGGGTGAAATTTTAACAGCCGAGAATAAGCGGATGCTGTGGGTGCCGCCTGGATTTGCCCATGGGTTCTATGTGCTCAGCAATACTGCCCAGTTTACCTATAAATGTACGGATTATTATGCGCCGGAGTATGAGCGCAGTATCCTCTGGTCCGATCAGACCATTGGAATTCAATGGCCTGGAATCGAAAAAGAACCGCCTGTGTTATCTCAAAAAGATGAAGACGGTGTGCGGTTCCAGGATGCAGAGGTGTTTGCATGA
- a CDS encoding sulfotransferase, translating to MIAQIDKPYFKYGLGKIVRRFFTYACFEGRQLTTKGRWANPFVFAFLKILSRIPARRPVKEPIFITGLGRSGTTILGTLLSIHSDVGYLNEPKAIWHILDNRQDLNANFRVHKNAGLYRFDNQDVTQKAKRYATRIYHHYTTLTRSQKVVDKYPELIFRIPYVKGLFPDAKIIFITRNGVDAIHSIEKWSENNSTRNGDSVEDWWGRDDIKWKYLCEQILLKDPLYENIWPILAKEIDHVNRAALEWIATMREGLKYERIYPNSITRVRYEDLLDNPSRFLENLQTEICLPIDAAVSDYAQKRIYLNKPKSWPVLHDGVEKIFKETMQSMGYGI from the coding sequence ATGATCGCTCAAATTGATAAGCCGTACTTTAAATATGGCCTTGGAAAAATAGTGCGCCGTTTTTTCACTTATGCATGTTTTGAGGGGCGCCAGTTAACGACTAAAGGCCGTTGGGCGAACCCGTTTGTTTTTGCGTTTCTAAAAATATTATCTCGTATACCGGCCCGACGTCCAGTTAAGGAGCCTATATTCATAACAGGTTTAGGACGGTCAGGAACTACAATTTTGGGGACATTGTTATCAATTCATTCTGACGTTGGATATTTGAACGAACCTAAAGCTATTTGGCATATTCTTGATAATAGACAAGACTTAAATGCTAATTTTCGAGTCCATAAAAATGCTGGATTATATCGATTTGATAATCAAGATGTTACACAAAAAGCTAAGAGGTATGCAACCCGAATCTATCATCACTATACGACTCTCACTAGAAGTCAAAAAGTAGTCGATAAATATCCTGAATTGATTTTTAGAATTCCTTATGTAAAGGGACTTTTTCCAGATGCTAAAATAATTTTCATTACTCGAAACGGAGTAGATGCAATCCATTCTATTGAAAAGTGGTCTGAAAATAACAGTACTCGAAACGGGGATTCCGTTGAGGATTGGTGGGGAAGAGACGACATTAAATGGAAATATTTATGTGAGCAAATTCTTTTAAAAGATCCCTTATATGAAAATATTTGGCCAATTTTGGCAAAAGAAATAGATCATGTAAATCGAGCTGCTTTGGAATGGATCGCGACAATGCGAGAGGGATTAAAATATGAAAGAATTTATCCCAACTCTATCACAAGAGTACGCTATGAAGATTTATTAGATAATCCTTCACGTTTTCTTGAAAATTTGCAAACGGAGATTTGTTTACCTATTGATGCTGCAGTATCAGATTATGCTCAAAAAAGAATTTATCTCAATAAACCAAAATCGTGGCCTGTTCTGCATGATGGTGTCGAAAAAATTTTTAAAGAAACGATGCAGTCAATGGGGTATGGTATTTAA
- the rfbD gene encoding dTDP-4-dehydrorhamnose reductase, giving the protein MKILLFGSGGQLGWELQRTCPSHIKLESYGSKDVDFSDAKGLERCIEKSDARWIINAAAYTAVDKAEEEEKQAALLNHLAVAQVAEMARNTHKKMVQISTDFIFDGIASTPITPNSPANPLSVYGKTKLEGENAVKKILQKDCIVIRTAWLYSSHGNNFVKTMLKLMRDRDHLNVVDDQIGTPTWANGLALCVWRAIDQELSGIHHWTDAGVASWYDFAVAIQEIGLELKLLDKQIPISPIPCAEYPTPAKRPAFSVLDKSSIWQRLTITPVHWRAQLKTMLTELV; this is encoded by the coding sequence ATGAAAATTTTATTATTCGGTTCCGGCGGGCAATTGGGTTGGGAATTGCAGCGAACTTGTCCTTCCCATATTAAGTTGGAATCCTACGGGTCTAAAGATGTCGATTTCAGCGATGCTAAAGGCCTTGAACGTTGCATTGAAAAGTCGGATGCACGATGGATTATTAATGCTGCGGCGTATACCGCTGTTGACAAGGCTGAAGAAGAAGAAAAACAGGCAGCTTTGCTCAATCATCTGGCTGTAGCCCAGGTTGCCGAGATGGCCCGTAATACCCATAAGAAAATGGTTCAGATCTCAACGGATTTTATTTTTGACGGCATCGCTTCCACCCCCATTACACCGAACAGTCCGGCAAATCCTTTATCCGTATACGGTAAAACCAAGCTTGAAGGCGAAAATGCGGTTAAAAAGATTTTACAGAAGGATTGTATAGTGATTCGTACCGCATGGCTTTATTCTTCCCATGGAAACAATTTTGTGAAAACCATGCTGAAATTAATGCGTGACCGGGATCATCTCAACGTGGTGGATGACCAGATCGGCACCCCGACCTGGGCCAATGGCCTGGCGCTTTGTGTGTGGCGGGCCATTGATCAAGAACTCTCCGGGATACATCATTGGACCGATGCCGGTGTTGCCTCATGGTATGATTTCGCCGTGGCCATCCAGGAGATTGGGTTGGAGTTAAAACTGCTGGACAAACAGATCCCCATCTCTCCCATTCCTTGTGCCGAATACCCTACGCCGGCCAAGCGGCCGGCATTTAGTGTGCTTGATAAGAGCTCCATCTGGCAGCGTTTAACAATCACGCCTGTTCATTGGCGCGCTCAACTCAAAACCATGTTAACGGAGTTAGTATAA
- a CDS encoding DUF1972 domain-containing protein translates to MIHKKKIRILGTRGIPAQHGGFETFAEHFSVYLKDKGWQITVYCQEEGHGPIYEDDWKGIHRVHIPVTQEGAKGTIAFDWKSTCHAARQKCIILTLGYNTSVFCAWYRLKGLKNIINMDGIEWQRDKWTFPERIWLYINEKAGVLLGNHLVADHPQIKSHLAKSISANKITVIPYTADLLKSANQKFLSPFHILPNQFGLLIARPEPENSILDIVRAYTSQKRGIPLIVLGNYAPESNEYQKKVIETANDEVMFVGAIYDLPVVQALRFYARFYVHGHTVGGTNPSLVEALGAGSPVLAHNNRFNRWVAGEKALFFSNETECEGQITRLVQDDDLINKLKITSKKQYNNYFTADKVHGAYERLLMKCLADPS, encoded by the coding sequence ATGATTCATAAAAAAAAAATAAGAATTTTGGGGACTCGCGGTATTCCAGCCCAACACGGAGGATTTGAAACTTTTGCTGAGCACTTTTCTGTTTATTTGAAAGATAAAGGCTGGCAAATAACGGTTTATTGCCAGGAAGAGGGTCATGGCCCCATTTACGAAGATGATTGGAAGGGCATTCACAGAGTCCATATCCCGGTTACCCAGGAAGGAGCCAAGGGAACCATTGCCTTTGACTGGAAGTCAACTTGCCATGCCGCAAGGCAGAAATGTATTATTCTTACTCTAGGCTATAATACGTCGGTGTTTTGTGCCTGGTATCGTCTAAAAGGGCTAAAAAATATTATCAATATGGACGGCATCGAATGGCAGCGTGATAAATGGACGTTTCCGGAACGGATCTGGCTGTATATCAATGAAAAAGCCGGGGTATTATTGGGCAATCATCTGGTAGCGGATCACCCTCAGATTAAAAGCCATCTGGCAAAGAGTATCTCAGCAAATAAAATCACTGTAATTCCTTACACTGCGGATTTGTTAAAATCTGCGAACCAAAAGTTTTTGTCTCCTTTTCATATTTTACCGAACCAATTCGGACTTCTTATTGCACGACCGGAGCCTGAAAATTCTATCTTGGATATTGTTCGGGCTTATACATCCCAAAAAAGAGGAATACCCTTGATTGTTTTAGGAAACTACGCTCCAGAATCCAATGAATATCAAAAAAAAGTCATTGAAACAGCAAATGATGAAGTCATGTTTGTCGGTGCCATTTATGATTTACCCGTGGTCCAGGCTCTGAGGTTTTATGCACGCTTTTACGTTCACGGGCATACCGTTGGCGGTACGAATCCATCTTTAGTTGAAGCTTTAGGTGCGGGTTCCCCTGTCTTAGCCCATAACAATCGTTTTAACAGGTGGGTTGCGGGGGAAAAGGCGTTGTTTTTTTCTAATGAAACAGAATGCGAGGGGCAAATCACCAGATTGGTTCAGGACGATGACCTAATTAACAAGTTGAAGATTACAAGCAAAAAGCAGTATAATAATTATTTTACAGCTGATAAAGTTCATGGGGCGTATGAGCGCCTGTTGATGAAGTGTCTTGCAGACCCTTCATAA
- a CDS encoding glycosyltransferase family 4 protein codes for MLTILNAGQNYRITGGSDRYLLSLERLLKKNGQKVIPFTAFHPGNLNSQWSKFFPKPVNFSNPGVHDLLRYLYSIPAQKGIEQLIKITRPDIAHLHIYYGQLTSSILKPLRKANIPIVQTLHEYKLICPTYSLWAFNEPCKKCKGNHFWHAITCRCNRGSLSRSFLSCLEAYISLWLGAQNLDHYIAVSDFLRNKIINMGMPSEKITTVHNFIDCRRIKPATATGKYILYFGRLETTKGIYTLLDAIGQLPNVPLWVVGDGNERENIKKYIEQNRINNVMLLGFKTGKDLQKIIKESICSVSPSECYETFGLTLIESFSFGRPVIASAIGGMTEVVDDGVDGWLIPSGDENMLRDKINWMFCNKKAAQEMGINGRIKVENQFNPDIHYQKILNVYQKVGAF; via the coding sequence ATGTTAACAATACTAAATGCAGGCCAAAATTACAGGATCACAGGGGGGTCTGATAGATATTTATTGTCTTTGGAACGTCTGCTGAAAAAAAACGGGCAAAAAGTTATCCCTTTTACAGCGTTTCATCCCGGTAATTTAAATTCTCAATGGTCTAAATTCTTTCCGAAACCCGTTAATTTCTCAAATCCTGGTGTGCATGATCTTTTACGGTATCTATATTCAATACCAGCCCAAAAAGGAATTGAACAATTAATCAAAATAACTCGACCTGATATTGCACATCTTCATATCTATTATGGCCAACTCACATCTTCTATTCTCAAACCGCTAAGAAAAGCCAATATTCCGATAGTTCAGACTTTACACGAGTATAAGCTGATTTGTCCCACCTACAGCTTATGGGCTTTTAATGAACCTTGTAAAAAATGTAAAGGCAATCATTTCTGGCATGCCATAACATGTAGGTGCAACAGAGGGTCTTTATCAAGATCTTTTTTAAGCTGCCTGGAAGCGTATATTTCCCTTTGGTTAGGGGCTCAAAATTTGGATCATTATATTGCAGTAAGCGATTTTCTTCGAAACAAAATTATAAATATGGGAATGCCATCAGAAAAAATTACAACAGTTCATAACTTTATTGATTGTCGAAGGATAAAGCCAGCAACGGCAACCGGTAAATATATCCTATATTTTGGAAGATTAGAAACTACCAAAGGAATTTACACATTATTAGATGCCATAGGTCAACTGCCGAATGTACCTCTTTGGGTTGTTGGCGATGGAAACGAAAGGGAGAATATCAAAAAATACATTGAACAAAATCGTATAAATAACGTCATGCTATTGGGTTTCAAGACTGGAAAGGATTTGCAAAAAATAATAAAAGAAAGCATTTGTTCAGTATCACCTTCCGAGTGTTATGAAACTTTCGGGCTCACGCTTATTGAGTCGTTTTCTTTTGGTAGACCTGTAATAGCCAGTGCAATCGGGGGCATGACTGAAGTTGTGGACGATGGTGTCGATGGATGGTTAATCCCTTCTGGCGACGAAAATATGTTAAGAGATAAAATTAATTGGATGTTTTGCAATAAAAAAGCCGCCCAAGAGATGGGCATAAATGGCCGGATTAAAGTAGAAAATCAATTCAATCCCGATATCCACTACCAAAAAATATTAAATGTTTACCAAAAGGTTGGGGCCTTTTAA
- a CDS encoding polysaccharide pyruvyl transferase family protein, whose amino-acid sequence MISKKTVGIMTMHKVINYGSALQAYALQKVIRGMGYNAEIIDYVFPNAYHLSEQQLQDIEITWKSYVKKYIPVKTAWRFAQNRQDKVKKFWKEYLNLSGSIYSTSEELHSAPPIYDMYITGSDQVWNPRFMKGDSSFFLSFAPDGARKIAFSPSFACADIPKSHAPAYKELLSEYSYISVRERNGVQLIKNLLDRDVPVTLDPTLLLTPVEWKTLCQEPKKKPPRKKYILAYVLNYAFNVIPYIYDLIKHVRSKLGFEVVFIGAVPKELKHFAKSAINIGPLEFLELFEYASFVVTSSFHGTSFSINYNIPFYTVVDSDNCEDDRQLSLLRILGIESRAVSIGTEFSALKMEEWDSENIQGNLTIQRDTSLRYLNKALQGSVV is encoded by the coding sequence ATGATTAGTAAAAAAACTGTTGGTATCATGACTATGCATAAGGTCATTAATTATGGTTCGGCGTTGCAGGCCTATGCGTTGCAAAAAGTTATTAGAGGTATGGGATATAATGCTGAAATAATAGATTATGTATTCCCAAATGCCTATCACCTAAGCGAGCAGCAATTACAAGACATAGAAATAACATGGAAGTCTTATGTTAAAAAGTACATACCGGTAAAGACTGCCTGGCGTTTTGCTCAAAACAGGCAAGATAAAGTTAAAAAGTTTTGGAAAGAATACTTGAACCTTAGTGGTTCCATATATTCGACATCAGAAGAATTGCATAGCGCTCCGCCTATCTACGATATGTATATTACCGGAAGTGACCAAGTTTGGAATCCTCGTTTTATGAAGGGAGATTCTTCCTTTTTCCTCTCGTTTGCTCCTGACGGTGCACGGAAGATTGCTTTTTCACCTAGTTTTGCCTGCGCTGATATCCCGAAAAGTCATGCACCGGCTTATAAGGAGTTGTTAAGCGAATATTCTTATATTTCGGTGAGAGAACGAAATGGAGTGCAGTTAATTAAAAATTTGTTAGACAGGGACGTACCCGTGACCCTTGATCCAACTCTACTACTTACACCAGTCGAGTGGAAAACGCTATGTCAGGAACCAAAGAAGAAGCCTCCAAGAAAGAAGTATATTTTGGCTTATGTGCTTAACTATGCTTTTAACGTAATACCCTATATTTATGACCTGATAAAGCATGTTCGTAGCAAGCTTGGCTTTGAGGTCGTCTTTATAGGTGCAGTTCCGAAGGAACTGAAACATTTTGCAAAATCGGCTATAAATATTGGGCCTTTGGAGTTTCTGGAATTGTTTGAGTATGCCTCATTTGTGGTTACCTCTTCGTTTCACGGTACATCGTTTTCTATAAACTATAATATTCCGTTTTATACTGTCGTAGACAGTGATAATTGTGAAGACGACAGACAGCTTAGTCTTTTGAGAATACTTGGTATTGAAAGCAGAGCGGTATCAATCGGAACAGAGTTTTCAGCCTTAAAAATGGAGGAATGGGATTCAGAAAACATTCAGGGCAATTTAACAATACAGAGAGATACTTCGTTACGGTATTTAAATAAGGCGTTACAAGGTTCTGTGGTATGA
- a CDS encoding glycosyltransferase family 2 protein, translating into MDSKNTVTPLFSIIIAAYNCENTLETAVNSCLSQNIDLEIIIINDASSDQTLSVAEKFRDTGNVFVFSNKKNSGPGFARNKGINAAKGRWIVQLDGDDWLLPNRLLNLFQIAERYKADCVADDLFLVEDKSRIAFSTRFIENGVFWKHIKKIRPIDLVNFDLGSIKPIIKRELLISKSIRYSEQVFYGEDFLFMLQLVMSGAEIYISPIPGYCLRRGDTGSLTTDRNNLYRQLIAVVNILLKDPEIKETPGLFSALRKRRSHLLRLIVINRPIAELKRRRYSEAIKCLSSNPFIILSLVRRLIEVIRIRINRKLKLRRKMKHFHIVSSD; encoded by the coding sequence TTGGATAGTAAAAATACTGTTACACCTTTGTTCAGCATAATTATCGCCGCATATAATTGCGAAAATACGCTTGAAACAGCGGTCAACTCATGCCTATCACAAAATATTGATTTAGAGATAATTATCATCAACGATGCCTCTTCGGATCAAACACTGTCAGTGGCAGAAAAATTCAGAGACACAGGCAATGTTTTTGTTTTTTCCAATAAAAAAAATAGTGGTCCAGGATTTGCTCGGAACAAGGGGATCAATGCGGCTAAAGGGAGATGGATAGTTCAACTTGATGGGGATGACTGGCTTTTGCCTAACAGGCTATTGAACCTCTTTCAAATAGCTGAAAGATACAAAGCAGACTGTGTTGCTGATGACCTTTTCTTAGTTGAAGACAAAAGTAGAATTGCATTCTCAACCCGGTTTATTGAAAATGGTGTTTTTTGGAAACACATAAAAAAGATACGGCCTATTGATCTTGTGAATTTTGATTTAGGATCCATAAAGCCAATAATTAAACGGGAACTACTCATTTCTAAAAGTATTAGATATTCTGAACAAGTTTTCTATGGAGAAGATTTTTTATTCATGTTGCAATTGGTAATGTCTGGTGCAGAAATTTATATTTCGCCAATTCCGGGATACTGCCTTCGTAGGGGAGACACCGGTTCATTAACCACAGATAGAAACAATCTATACCGGCAATTAATTGCCGTGGTAAATATTTTGTTAAAAGATCCTGAAATCAAGGAAACCCCAGGGCTATTTTCTGCGTTACGAAAAAGACGATCTCATCTTCTTAGATTAATAGTAATAAATCGGCCTATTGCAGAATTAAAACGCAGAAGATATTCAGAAGCCATCAAGTGTTTATCCAGCAATCCATTTATCATCTTATCATTAGTAAGGCGGCTCATTGAGGTGATCCGAATTCGAATAAATAGAAAATTAAAACTTAGAAGAAAAATGAAACATTTTCATATTGTATCCAGTGATTAA
- a CDS encoding glycosyltransferase family 2 protein, with protein MKISIIIPIYNVAQFVGRCLNSVISQTYPDIECVIVDDCGQDNSMEIVARTLSNYRGPIVFKLVSHEKNGGLSAARNTGTKAATGEYIYYLDSDDMILPDSLILLAELLKAESLDFVIGNYASGGNEMRYIPLCTSYNVSRSNQEILASYLDKKWYMMAVNKLINRRFFIENELWFLEDLIHEDELWSFQVACKANSMGVVNEITYIYCLHPGSIMSTLNKKSIDSWIRIISKMETFAMENGLLDNSKVIRFVTNKREALIHFVRGCGFGVAMNVYNNHVRGKSLFKRPWRSLTLKTRVSYLHHFLPWPIGYLYHKIACEYLVPIARKVVAKLGS; from the coding sequence ATGAAAATTTCAATAATTATACCAATTTATAATGTTGCCCAGTTTGTGGGGCGCTGTTTAAATTCTGTTATTTCCCAAACATATCCTGATATTGAGTGTGTTATTGTCGATGATTGTGGTCAGGATAATAGTATGGAGATTGTTGCGCGGACACTGAGTAATTATCGAGGCCCAATAGTGTTTAAATTGGTTTCCCATGAGAAAAATGGCGGACTTTCTGCTGCACGTAATACTGGTACAAAAGCCGCAACAGGTGAATATATTTATTATTTGGATAGCGATGATATGATTTTACCGGATTCGCTGATTTTGTTAGCAGAGCTATTAAAGGCGGAATCTCTTGATTTTGTGATCGGTAATTATGCTTCTGGTGGAAATGAAATGCGTTACATTCCACTTTGCACATCTTATAATGTTAGTCGTTCAAATCAGGAGATTCTGGCTTCATATTTGGATAAGAAATGGTATATGATGGCCGTTAATAAATTGATTAATCGTAGATTTTTCATTGAAAATGAATTATGGTTTTTAGAAGATTTGATACATGAAGATGAATTGTGGTCTTTTCAGGTGGCTTGTAAGGCAAATAGTATGGGGGTCGTGAATGAAATAACCTATATTTATTGTTTACATCCAGGGTCTATCATGAGCACTTTAAACAAGAAATCAATAGATTCATGGATCCGGATCATTTCCAAAATGGAAACTTTTGCTATGGAAAATGGATTGCTCGATAATTCAAAAGTCATTCGGTTTGTAACGAACAAACGAGAGGCGCTCATCCATTTTGTTCGTGGATGCGGATTTGGTGTTGCAATGAATGTGTACAATAATCATGTGAGGGGGAAGTCTTTATTTAAACGCCCTTGGCGATCACTTACTTTGAAAACGCGTGTTAGCTATCTGCACCATTTTTTGCCTTGGCCAATTGGCTACTTATACCACAAGATTGCTTGTGAATATCTCGTCCCTATAGCGAGGAAGGTGGTTGCAAAATTAGGCTCATGA